The genomic segment GCGGATCGGTGACGGCCGCAAACAGGATCGGCGTATTTTTCACGTACTGTGCCAGCGCGGTGGCGGACGGTGTCGCGATGCCGAGGACGAGATCGTACTTCTCCGACGCGATCTTTTGACCGATCGAAAGGTTTGCATTTTGGTCGTTTTGCGCGTTATTCAGCGAGATCTTCAGGTTCTTGCCTTCTTCGATGCCCGCATCCTTGAGCGCGGCGATGAAGCCTTCGCGCGTCGCGTCAAGCGAGGGATGCTCCACGATCTGCGAGATCGCGATCGAATAGGTCTTGTCGTCGGCCGGCGCGGACGCGCTTGCCGATGCGCTGGCCGAAGGCGATGCAGACGAGCTGGCGGCTCCGCTCTCATTGTTGCCGGTGTTCTTCGCGCCGCAGCCTGCCGTCGTCAGCATGGCGAGCGAGAGAAGCGCGGTCGCCCAAATTCTCTTTTTCATTTTTTCATGGCCCCTTGTCTAGTGAGTTTAAACTACAGTTTAAATGTCCAAGCGAGCATTCGTCAATGAAAGCGTATTACCATTGCGCTACCGCCATCTCTAGCCTACTCCCCGGTTCCAAAGCCCAACAACCGGCGTTAACGTCGGCGATTATTGGCCGCGACTCCGCCGCCGCAGCGACTCCCTGTACACCGGGCTGCGAAACCTAAGGATCGGATCGTCAGCAGGCTCGATGCCTGCCCCCGTCACCATCGGATCCATCACGAGTCCTTCGGGCTCCGCAATCACTTCCGTGACGTCCAAGACGCCGGCCTCGATACGCTGCCGGTCGTCGGGCCACGGCAGCGTAGGGTCGTCGGTCGGGTCCTCCTCCCGCCCCAGCACGATATTCAGGCGGAAGCGAAGCGGTCCTGCCTTAATCCGTTCTGCAGCATCAAGCTCCAGATAGTCTTCCGGCTGCGATTTGAGCGCTGTGACCGACAGCGTCTCGACGCCGAGCTCCGGCAACCACTCGAACTTTACCGGCCGACGATTTCCCTCCCCGTCGACGAGCAGGAAAGCGTGAATCGCATAGTAGCGGCAAGTGCCGTAGCTTGCAGGCGGCTTCAGCTTGCCGATGTGCGCCATGGCGTGACGCGCTTCCGGAAAGTGCGCAGCCAGCTCCGCGGCGGCCGCAATCGCTTTTAAGCCGCCTCCTTTCAAACGGTTCGCTTCCTTTATAAGGTCAAGAAACGAGGCCGGCGTCCTGGCGAAAAAAACCGGAACCGTCACGGCTGTCAGCACAGAAACATCGCCCTCCGCCGGCTGGAATTGTACGGCCAGTCCTTTGCCCGGGGACAAAAGATCGGCCAGCGAAGGATCGGACGAGCTGCCCGAGAAGCGAACGATCGCACCGCTCTTCCTGTCTTTGTCGCGCAGATGCGCCGCAGTCGTAAGCGCTGCGGCCAATCCGCTCGGCGTAAATTCGGCACGACAGCATATGCCTTTCGCATGCACCCTTCTGTTGCCGGGATGAACGCCTGAGAGTCCCTCAAGCGCGTCGACGGTCGGATTGATCAGCTCCGAGCGAACCGCTTCCCCGACGGCTGAATCAGTCTCGGAGCGATCGGCCAATGGTTTATGCATCCGGTAATAACCTCCAACTCTTGGGCTGCCGCCTGCTTTAGCCGGCTGGCGACTGTTATATTTACCCTATTTGACCATCGCTAACCGGCGCAATATAGATGCGCTGCAGCCTTGCCGATCGGTCAAATTCGGCCCGGTAACGGTCAAATTTTTTTCGATCCCTCTTGCTATAGTGAAAGGGCAATCAATTGTATGGAAATGGAGGAACGCAGCATTGAGTCAGTCCGCGCTTTTCCCCGTCTATTCGCTGCTCAAGGACAACCTTCGAACGCAGGTTTTCACGGACAGACGGCAGCTTGGCCTAGCGGCTTGCGAAGACTTTGCCGGCAAGCTGCGAGCGCTGTTGGCAATCGGCCGCAGCGCGCGCGTCGTATTCGCCGCAGCCCCCTCGCAGAATGAGTTTCTCGACGCGCTCGCCGCAGCGCCCGGCATCGATTGGAGCAGGGTCACTGCCTTTCATCTGGACGAATACCTCGGCTTGCCTGTCGAAGCTCCGCAACGGTTCGGGAGATACCTGAACGAGCGGTTATTCGACAAAGTCAAACCCGGACGCGTTCATCTCCTGAATCCCTGCGAAGACGCCGAGAAGGAAGCGCTTCGATACGAAGATCTGCTGCGCGAGGCGCCGATCGATATTGTATGTCTCGGGATCGGGGCGAACGGCCACCTGGCCTTCAACGATCCGTCGGCCGCCGACTTCGACGATCCGCGCTGGGTCAAGGTCGTCGAGCTCGATGCGGACTTCCGGATGCAGCAGGTCAACGACGGATGCTTCGGCTCGCTCGCGCGCGTACCGACGCATGCGCTCACGATGACGATCCCCGCATTAATGTCCGCCATGCATCTCGTATGCATCGTGCCCGGTCGGCACAAGCGCGAAGCCGTACTCCGCGCGGTCCACGGTCCGATCGAGGAGGCTTTCCCCGCCAGCGCGTTGCGTCGGCACGAGAGCTGCGCGCTGTACGCAGACATGGACAGCTATGGCTACAAACGAACGGATTAGAACGAACCTGGCAAAGGGGGGAATTTAAGAACGGACCGACGACGGGAAGCCCGGCGGTGCAAGATAAGCGCCGGGCTAGCGCCCCGGTAATCGATTCGACGCAGTCTATTCTAAATAGGGGGTCATCGAAATGAACCAACGACCGCTTTCCGCGCAAGACGACATCATGGGGGCGTATCTGACGTATATCACAGAATTATTCGAAGAAATCCGAAGCGAGCCTCGCGATCGCCTGCTGGAGGTGGCCGGCCTGCTGGCCGACCATATTGCGGAGGATAAGCTCGTCTACTTGTACGGTCCCGGCGGTCACTCCAACATGAACGCCACGGAAATTTTTTTCCGGGCCGGCGGCTTGATGCATATCAGCGCAATCCTCGACGAAGGCACGATGATCTCCAACGGCGCCCTCCGCTCGATGGCCGTCGAACGCACGCCGGGTTACGGCAAGCTCGTCATTGAGGACAATCGACTCGGAGCAGGCGATATTTTGATTCTGGCCAACGCCTACGGCATCAATACCGCTTGTATCGACGCTGCGTTGGAGGCGAAGCGCAGAGGCGTCGTCACCATTGCCGTCACCTCGGTCGGACACGCCGCTGCGACCCCGAAGGACCACCCGGCGAGGCATCCGTCCCGGCTTAATCTGTACGAAGCTTGCGATTACTACCTGGACAGCAAGGTGAAGCCCGGGGACTCTGCCCTGCAGATCCAAGGTCTGGAACCGCAGATGGGATCGACGTCCACGTTCGCCAACGCCTTCCTATTGAATTCTCTCATGATGACGGTAGCAGCTCTTCTTGCGGAAAAAGGGATCGAGGTCCCTGTCTGGCGAAGCGCCAATGCGCCCGGCGGTGACGAATGGAACAACCGCTTCATCGACCGGTTCAAGGGGCGCGTAAGGTGGCTCTAGCCAGCGTGGAGACAGGAATTCCGTTACAAATCATCACCTATTCGGAAAAATGCTTCTTCGCTATCTATCCCTGAGGCCAGGAGGAATCGTCATGAAACTCGACCTGATCCCGCAGCCGCAATACGCGCGATTGTTGCCTGAAGACGGTGACGATGTTTCATCGCCGCTGCCCGCTCATCTGGCAGGCATGCGCGTCAAGCTGCTAATGCCCCGGTCGGACGACAGGCTGCTGCGTTTGGCGCGCGAGCTGTTCGGCGATGCCCATGTCGCCCTGGGAACGTCGCCCGAGGCGTACGCGCTCTTATCCGAGGACCTGCCCGTTCGCCGCCAAGCGGCCGAACGACTCGCCGGGCGCCATGACGGCTACGTGCTGCGCATCGGAGACGGCGGCTTGTCGCTACACGCCCAAGAAGCGTCCGGTCTTTATTACGGTTTGAAGACGCTGCTCCAGCTGATGCGCAGGTACGACCCGCTGCCCGCGGTGGAAATTGCCGATTGGGCCGACCTGCCGCTTCGCAGCGACTATTTGGACCTTCGCACCGTTTATCCTGCGTTCCCCAATCTGTTGTCGTATATCGCCGAGATGTCCGATTACAAGATCAATACGCTCGTCGTCGAATACGAGGACAAGCTGCCGTTTCGTCAGCATGCCTTCCTGCGCCATCCGGACCTGTCCATGACGGAGGCGGAGCATGCCCTGCTGCTCCGGACGTGCAGCGACCACTTCATCGAAGTTATACCGAAGCAGCAGTCGTTTGGTCATCTGGAGTTCATTCTCAAACACCCTGCATATATCCCGCTCCGCGAAACGCCTGACAGCGTCGGCGAGCTGTGCCCGCACCGGCAGGGCGCGTTCGAGATGATGGCGGGCATTCTCGAAGACGTGGCCGCGCTGCATCCCGACAGCCGTTATCTTCATATGGGCTGCGACGAGGTGTGGAGTCTCGGCGAGTGCGCGGATTGCCGCGCCTCCGGCTTGACGCGCGAGGCATCCTTCATCGCATTCGTCAACCGGCTCTCCGCCCGCGTCCGCGAGCTCGGCAAGCGGCCGATGATCTGGCACGACATGCTGATGCACGCTTCGCATGAAGAGTTGTCCGCGCTCGATCCCGAAGTGACCGTCGTCGTCTGGATCTACGGCGGCCACCGTTTGAAGCGGGACGCGCTCGACATGATCGGCAAGCTCAGACGCGCGGGCCTGTCCGTCATAGGCGCTTCCTCCGTGCGGTGCTGGGATGACGAAGGGGACCAGAACTACCCGGTTATCCGCAACCGGGTCGCCAACATTTTGCGCTGGACCGAGCTCGCCGAGTCCGAGCAGCTGCCTGGCGTCATTGCCACCAACTGGTCGGCGCCCTTTGCGCTCGGCAGTCCGTACGGCCTGTTCGAGACATCTCGCTACCCGGCCTTTTTCTCGGCCGACCAAAGCTGGAACCGGCGTGCAGACCCGGAAACCTATCTCGCGCGTTTCCTCTCTCAATATCATGGCATGGACGATGCGTCCGCGGCTGCCGACGGCTACGAGATCGCGGATTATTACCAGCTCGTGCCGGAGCTGCTGCCCGATATCGCCCTCAACCGCCCGGTCGCCGAGTTAATCGCGGCAATGATCCAGTTCGAAATTCCTGCCAAGCGCAGGCTGCCTCTCTATACGTTTCTTTTCAGAGGCGAGCTGTACCCCGGCGAAGAGGTGATGACAAGTCTCAGAGACAAGCATCGTACCGGCTACGCGGCGCTGGAAGCAGCCAAGACCGCCATGCGAGTCGCGATAGAGCCACTGCTGCCGCCTGATATGGCGGAGCTGTTCATCGCTTCGAGGTTTTACCGGTTCGGCCTATACGAGGCCAAGCTGCAGGCGATTGCGTCCGCAGCGGCAGCCAGAGCGGCTGCAGGCGAAAAACGAAGCACCGATGAAGAGGAGGAAGGGCGACATGCCTGATATGCTGGTCAAATTGTACGACCTGCCCGATGGCCGGGCAGAGCTCGCCGCGCTAGAGGAAAAAGGCGTTCGCATCGTACGCGCCATGACCGCGGACAAAGGGCGCCTAGCGGAATTCGTCGGCAAGCATTTCACTGAAAACTGGCGCAGCGAGTGCGAATGCGCCTTCGGGAGACTGCCCTCCTATGCCTTCATCGCCGTGCGGAACAAAGAGATCGTCGGCTTTGCGCTTTATGACGCCATCGTCCGCAACTTCTTCGGTCCTACCGGCGTGGCGCCGGAATGCCGCGGCCTGGGGATTGGCAAAGCGCTGCTGCTCGAAACGCTGCGAGCCATGCACGAAGAAGGCTATGCCTACGCCATAATCGGCTGGGTAGAAGAAGCGCTCGGCTTCTACGCCAAAACGGTCGGCGCAACCGTCATTCCCGACTCGTTCCCGGGCGCTTATCGGAACCTGGTCGCTTTAAACTAATGAAATGAAATCGCCTCTCTACCAAACGAGAGACCCAAGAGGGAGGGACGCTTGGCATAGGCGCACACCTTTTTGGGTCCATTTTTTTCCATCTACGCAGCTGCTTTATACATGTTTTTCCCGTTTTAACGGTATCCCCTTCGTTCAGGACCGGTTCGGTCTGTTCAGGTCCGGTCTGTTCAGGTCCGGTCTGTTCAGGTCCGGTCTGTTCAGGTCCGGTCTGTTCAGGTTCGGTCTGTTCAGGTTCGGTCTGTTCAGGTCCAATCTGTTCAGGTTCGGTCTGCTTATGTCCGGTCTGCTCATGTCCGTCTTGTCCGCTACGCTATAGTACACACAGTATCTGCTATACATCCACAACCGCTATGCTGCTGCCACGAGAGCTCGGCCCCCTCCTCCATGACGCCATCGCGAAGCACCTATATCCCAACTTATCTCCCTCCGCTTCACGCCACTATCCCCTTCATCAAGGCTGTAGCTCCGCCCATTCTTTTTCCATCTGAAGCTTGACATCGTACCCATCATTTACTAAAATGAGAACATACGTTCCGTCCGGAGGGATTAACATGCCAAGCCGCTTCTCGATTCAGGATTATGTCCCGGCCTATAGCGAAGAAGACTGCGCTGGCGCCCTGTTCGCCGCCAAATGGCCAGACGGGTTCCGTTGTCCCCGCTGCGTTCATCCGCATTATTACAGGGTGTCGTCCCGCGGACGGCATTTGTTTGAATGCCAATCCTGTGCTCACCAGACTTCGCTTACGGCAGGTACTGTGCTCGAGGGGACGCGCACGCCCTTGGCGAAGTGGTTTCAGGCGATGTTCTTGATGCAAATCGGTATCAGCGCCAAGCTGTTGGCGGAGCTGATCCACGTGACCTATAAGACTGCCTGGTTGATCAATCACAAGCTGCGCCATGCCATCGGCGAGTGGGATCGCGCCCAACCGCTTGCGGGCGACCTGCAGCTGCTGGGCGAGTATTACGGCTATGAGTATCACCGCTATTTCAGCAGCGTGTTCGTGCAGGGCGAGCTGCGACCGCAGCCTGTCGTGGTCGGCGTCTCTCTCGATGAAGCAGGGGATGTCGCACATGTAAAAATGAAAGCCGTCGACGGTCCCGAAGGCGACCATCCGGCTGTTCGCGGGGGGATGGGCGGCGAGGAGTCAGTGGAACGTTTTGTGCAAAACCATGTCGCCGGCGCCCAAGCCTCCGGACATGCAGAACTTCTCCAACGCGGCCACCATGGGCGATCCGCAGCCCATCATGCGTGGCAGGAGGCCGTGCGTTGGCTAGCCCGCACCTTTGGAGGCATCGGCCCCAAGCACCTGCAGGCCTATCTTAACGAGTTTTGCTTTCGTCGTCTATGCCGCAACGAGGTATTGACCGAGCTGATCGCCAGCTGCGGCCTCACCAAGACAATCACCTATCGGGAACTAGTGGGCGCCCGCTCAGGCGTTCGACCGATAAAGTGGGTTTTCCGGCGTCCTGCACGCAGCCAACGGCATACAGGCTAGCGTAGCGATGCGTGATTAGGGCAATTAATTCATCCGCACAAGTTCCACGCAGCAAAACGTATATCGCACGCTTTGAACATCCTCGTCTTGTCATGTCGTTTTACTGACTCAAGGGGATATTGTTCAAATTAGCAAAAGGCGCGAAGCAATCCTCCCTGACTGAAGGGGATATCGTTTAAATTAGCAAAAGGCGCGAAGCATTCCTCCCTGACTGAAGGGGATATCGTTTAAATTAGCAAAAGGTGCGGAGCATTCTTCCCTGACTGAAGGGGATATCGTTCAAACGGCGCAGACTGGGGTAATGCAGCGCCATGAGCTCAGTCCCCTCTATATTCGCCCGGCGTGCCGCCGATATGCTTTTTGAAGAGTTTGGCGAAGTAGCTTTTGTTCTCGTATCCGAGGCGCGCCGCGACTTCTTCGACGCTCATATTGCTGCGGGCGAGCAGTTCCTTGGCACGTTCCATCTTCGCAGTCGTGACATATTGAATGAAATTGTAACCCGTCTCGCGCTTGAACAACCGGCTGAAGTAGCTGGAGTTGATGTGCAGCATGTCTGCGACTTCTTCCAGCGTGATTTTAGAGCCGATATTATGGCTGACGTATTGTTGAGCGCGTAAAATTTCAGAACGTCGCGACTGCTTGTAGATGAGCCCCAGCAACGGCATTCTTTCTTTGAAAAACTGCAGCATCCAATCTCCTAGTTCCTGAATCGTGGCGAGCTCGCCCAACGTTCGGTGCAGCACTTCCATTGAGAATACGCTCTGATAGTGCTGCAGCGCCAAAAAGCGCGTTTGATTGTCATACAAAATCTTGAGCGTCCATTCTTTGACCAACTCGGGATGGCAGCGTCTCTCCCGCGCTTGGTCCAGCCAGTTGTCGACGGAGGATTCGAGCTGAACCGTGTCTTCTTCGAGAAAGGCGTCGCGGATGCGCTGGAGTGCTTCGGGATAAACGTCGTGCAGATCCCCCTCTCCCAGCAGAGGAAGCTCCGCTAGCGTGAAGATGCCTTCGTCGGGAAGATAGAATCGTCCGCCGCCGGAGGACAGGAGCTGTTCGGCCGCCCGTCCGAGCGCCGCCGGCGCCGCTGCCGACGTGCCGATCAAGAACGTCGCCGCGATGCCGTTCTCCAGGGACAGCCGTTCGCCAAGCGCTCGCAGCGAGGGCCGGACCGATTCGACCTTCATCTCGGTAAGGCTGCGCCGAAACGGAAACAGCAGCACCGCCTCCCGCCGTCCATGCGGCAGCAGCACGGTGCCAGGCAGCTCGCTACTCAGCCCGGCTGCCGCTTGACCGACGGCTAACTGAACGGCCCGCTCGTCCGGCAAGCGCCGCGACAGCTCGGACAACCGGTTCAAGGCGACCAATACGGGTAGCCACACCTTGCCCTCAAAGTCGATGCCTGCTTCCGCTGCGCCGTCCGCCCAGGAGAGATCGCGTCCGCCGTCCGCGGTCATCCTGTCCAGCAGCCCTTGACGCAGAAGGAGCGCATTTTCTTCCTTTTTGGATTGCATGCGTGCTAGCTCTCGGGATTGCTCCTTCTCCGCCGCAAGCTGCGCCGATAACTTGCGCAGCAGCGCCGCGATCTGCTCTGGTCGCATCGTCTCTTTGAGCACGTAATCGTCCACTTGCAGACGTACGGCTTGCTGCGCGTAGGAGAAGTCGCCCATGCACGACAGGATAATGGAGCGAATGTCGGGCTTCAGCCGTTTCAGCTCCCCAATGAGTTCGATACCATCCATTTGGGGCATGCCGATATCGGTGATGACGATGTCAGGCGGATTAGCCCGTGCTTGCTCGAGCGCGATCGCTCCGTTTTTGCAGACCGAATGAATCTCCAGACGCAGCTCCTTCCAAGGGATGGATGCGCTTAAATATTCAAGCACCGGATAATCGTCGTCTACGAGCATGACGGAGTACATACGCTTCCCTCCCGCAATTCGCATCTCGGCGTTTGCCGCAGTTTCCATAACCCACGAATCCTTTAACTTGCAACTAGCGATCCCGCGTTATGCAGATGGCGGCGGTTCCGCCGGAATCTCGATGACGACCGTCGTGCCCTCGCCCTCCTCGCTTTCCAGCGTCAAGGAGCACCGTTCGCCATATATCAGCTGCAGACGCTCGTACACGTTAGCGATACCGATGCCCGACAGTCTTCCGGCCGTGCCATCGGACGACGATACGCCACGCTGCGACCGAAGCTCCGTGCGCAGACGCTCCAGCGTCGTTCGCGACATGCCTGCTCCGTCGTCGCGAACGACGATTCGCATGTCCGCTTCTGCCGCCGCAACCGCGCCTGCGCGAGCTTCACCTATTTCGCGGCGGACGACTTCAACGACGATGGTGCCCGCTTCCTGGCGAAGGCCGTGAATATAGGCATTCTCGATGACGGGCTGAAGCAGGAAGCGCGGCAGCCGAAGCCCCAGCGTATCCGAAGCTGCTTCGATGATCAATACAGCCTTCTCCTGCTGTCGGAAGTTCAGCAGCTCCATATACCGCCGCAGCACCTCCAATTCCTCATGAAGCGAGGTGAATTCTCCGTCCCTCCGAATCGTTTGCCGCAGCAAGCCGGACAGGGAAGCCAGCAGCTCGCCGTTCTCTTCGTCTCCTTTGAGCAATATCCGCAGCCTGAT from the Cohnella hashimotonis genome contains:
- a CDS encoding GNAT family N-acetyltransferase is translated as MPDMLVKLYDLPDGRAELAALEEKGVRIVRAMTADKGRLAEFVGKHFTENWRSECECAFGRLPSYAFIAVRNKEIVGFALYDAIVRNFFGPTGVAPECRGLGIGKALLLETLRAMHEEGYAYAIIGWVEEALGFYAKTVGATVIPDSFPGAYRNLVALN
- a CDS encoding glucosamine-6-phosphate deaminase, whose translation is MSQSALFPVYSLLKDNLRTQVFTDRRQLGLAACEDFAGKLRALLAIGRSARVVFAAAPSQNEFLDALAAAPGIDWSRVTAFHLDEYLGLPVEAPQRFGRYLNERLFDKVKPGRVHLLNPCEDAEKEALRYEDLLREAPIDIVCLGIGANGHLAFNDPSAADFDDPRWVKVVELDADFRMQQVNDGCFGSLARVPTHALTMTIPALMSAMHLVCIVPGRHKREAVLRAVHGPIEEAFPASALRRHESCALYADMDSYGYKRTD
- a CDS encoding helix-turn-helix domain-containing protein; this translates as MYSVMLVDDDYPVLEYLSASIPWKELRLEIHSVCKNGAIALEQARANPPDIVITDIGMPQMDGIELIGELKRLKPDIRSIILSCMGDFSYAQQAVRLQVDDYVLKETMRPEQIAALLRKLSAQLAAEKEQSRELARMQSKKEENALLLRQGLLDRMTADGGRDLSWADGAAEAGIDFEGKVWLPVLVALNRLSELSRRLPDERAVQLAVGQAAAGLSSELPGTVLLPHGRREAVLLFPFRRSLTEMKVESVRPSLRALGERLSLENGIAATFLIGTSAAAPAALGRAAEQLLSSGGGRFYLPDEGIFTLAELPLLGEGDLHDVYPEALQRIRDAFLEEDTVQLESSVDNWLDQARERRCHPELVKEWTLKILYDNQTRFLALQHYQSVFSMEVLHRTLGELATIQELGDWMLQFFKERMPLLGLIYKQSRRSEILRAQQYVSHNIGSKITLEEVADMLHINSSYFSRLFKRETGYNFIQYVTTAKMERAKELLARSNMSVEEVAARLGYENKSYFAKLFKKHIGGTPGEYRGD
- a CDS encoding family 20 glycosylhydrolase is translated as MKLDLIPQPQYARLLPEDGDDVSSPLPAHLAGMRVKLLMPRSDDRLLRLARELFGDAHVALGTSPEAYALLSEDLPVRRQAAERLAGRHDGYVLRIGDGGLSLHAQEASGLYYGLKTLLQLMRRYDPLPAVEIADWADLPLRSDYLDLRTVYPAFPNLLSYIAEMSDYKINTLVVEYEDKLPFRQHAFLRHPDLSMTEAEHALLLRTCSDHFIEVIPKQQSFGHLEFILKHPAYIPLRETPDSVGELCPHRQGAFEMMAGILEDVAALHPDSRYLHMGCDEVWSLGECADCRASGLTREASFIAFVNRLSARVRELGKRPMIWHDMLMHASHEELSALDPEVTVVVWIYGGHRLKRDALDMIGKLRRAGLSVIGASSVRCWDDEGDQNYPVIRNRVANILRWTELAESEQLPGVIATNWSAPFALGSPYGLFETSRYPAFFSADQSWNRRADPETYLARFLSQYHGMDDASAAADGYEIADYYQLVPELLPDIALNRPVAELIAAMIQFEIPAKRRLPLYTFLFRGELYPGEEVMTSLRDKHRTGYAALEAAKTAMRVAIEPLLPPDMAELFIASRFYRFGLYEAKLQAIASAAAARAAAGEKRSTDEEEEGRHA
- a CDS encoding SIS domain-containing protein; the encoded protein is MNQRPLSAQDDIMGAYLTYITELFEEIRSEPRDRLLEVAGLLADHIAEDKLVYLYGPGGHSNMNATEIFFRAGGLMHISAILDEGTMISNGALRSMAVERTPGYGKLVIEDNRLGAGDILILANAYGINTACIDAALEAKRRGVVTIAVTSVGHAAATPKDHPARHPSRLNLYEACDYYLDSKVKPGDSALQIQGLEPQMGSTSTFANAFLLNSLMMTVAALLAEKGIEVPVWRSANAPGGDEWNNRFIDRFKGRVRWL
- a CDS encoding catalase yields the protein MHKPLADRSETDSAVGEAVRSELINPTVDALEGLSGVHPGNRRVHAKGICCRAEFTPSGLAAALTTAAHLRDKDRKSGAIVRFSGSSSDPSLADLLSPGKGLAVQFQPAEGDVSVLTAVTVPVFFARTPASFLDLIKEANRLKGGGLKAIAAAAELAAHFPEARHAMAHIGKLKPPASYGTCRYYAIHAFLLVDGEGNRRPVKFEWLPELGVETLSVTALKSQPEDYLELDAAERIKAGPLRFRLNIVLGREEDPTDDPTLPWPDDRQRIEAGVLDVTEVIAEPEGLVMDPMVTGAGIEPADDPILRFRSPVYRESLRRRSRGQ